A single genomic interval of Arthrobacter globiformis harbors:
- the cycA gene encoding D-serine/D-alanine/glycine transporter encodes MTIHPPASPPSSSAGEAPRLERQLSNRHIQLIAIGGAIGTGLFMGSGKTISAAGPSVIFVYMIIGFMLFFVMRAMGELLLSNLNYKSFSDFAADLLGPWAGFFTGWTYWFCWVITGIADVIAIAGYSRELWPGLPLWIPGLATVAILLLLNLTTVKAFGETEFWFALIKIIAIAALIIVGMFMIFSGFKSDAGQASFTNLWSHGGFFPNEFMGFVAGFQIAVFAFVGIELVGTTAAEAKNPERNLPKAINSIPVRVLLFYVGALIILMSVTPWTQFAAGHSPFIAMFSLAGLGAAATVVNLVVLTSAMSSANSGIYSTSRMVYGLAQEGDAPSVFSSLSRRKVPSNALFLSCVLLLSGVVLMYAGQDVGKAFDMVTTVSAVCFVFVWSIILASYIAFRRRRPHLHNASKFKMPGGIPMVWVVFAFFAFVLWTLTTQPDTLTALLVTPVWFVLLGAAWLVLRRRPAHLARYAAFQDELQAEESAAREHASRRLEEKESVKG; translated from the coding sequence ATGACGATTCATCCGCCCGCCTCCCCACCCAGTTCCTCAGCCGGTGAGGCTCCCCGCCTGGAGCGGCAGCTGAGCAACCGGCACATTCAGCTGATCGCCATCGGCGGCGCCATTGGCACGGGCCTGTTCATGGGCTCGGGCAAGACCATTTCAGCGGCCGGACCGTCCGTGATCTTCGTGTACATGATCATCGGTTTCATGCTCTTTTTCGTCATGCGGGCCATGGGCGAGCTGCTGCTGAGCAACCTGAACTACAAGTCCTTTAGCGATTTCGCCGCTGACCTGCTGGGACCGTGGGCGGGGTTCTTCACTGGATGGACCTACTGGTTCTGCTGGGTGATTACCGGAATCGCGGACGTCATCGCCATCGCAGGTTACTCCCGTGAGCTCTGGCCGGGATTGCCTCTCTGGATCCCGGGCCTGGCCACCGTCGCCATCCTGCTGCTGCTGAACCTCACCACAGTCAAGGCGTTCGGTGAGACCGAATTCTGGTTCGCCCTCATTAAAATCATCGCCATCGCGGCCCTGATCATCGTGGGCATGTTCATGATCTTCAGTGGATTCAAGAGCGACGCCGGACAGGCAAGCTTCACCAACCTGTGGAGCCATGGCGGCTTCTTCCCCAACGAATTCATGGGCTTTGTGGCCGGTTTCCAGATCGCCGTGTTCGCTTTTGTGGGCATTGAACTGGTGGGCACCACGGCTGCGGAGGCCAAGAACCCGGAGAGGAACCTTCCCAAGGCCATCAACTCCATCCCGGTCCGCGTGCTGCTCTTCTACGTGGGCGCCCTCATCATCCTGATGTCCGTCACGCCGTGGACCCAGTTCGCCGCCGGCCACAGCCCGTTCATTGCGATGTTCTCGCTGGCCGGACTCGGAGCCGCCGCCACGGTGGTCAACCTCGTGGTGCTGACCTCGGCGATGTCCTCGGCCAACTCCGGGATCTACTCCACCTCGCGCATGGTCTACGGACTGGCCCAGGAAGGCGACGCGCCGTCCGTCTTCAGCAGCCTGTCCCGACGCAAGGTACCCAGCAACGCCCTGTTCCTGTCCTGCGTGCTGCTGCTCTCCGGAGTGGTGCTCATGTACGCCGGCCAGGACGTCGGCAAGGCGTTCGACATGGTCACCACCGTTTCCGCCGTCTGCTTCGTCTTCGTCTGGTCGATCATCCTCGCCAGCTACATCGCATTCCGGCGCCGCCGCCCGCACCTGCACAATGCGTCCAAGTTCAAGATGCCCGGCGGCATTCCCATGGTGTGGGTGGTCTTCGCGTTCTTCGCCTTCGTGCTATGGACCTTGACCACCCAGCCCGACACCCTGACCGCGCTGCTGGTCACCCCCGTCTGGTTCGTCCTGCTCGGTGCGGCCTGGCTGGTTCTGCGCCGCCGGCCTGCGCACCTGGCCCGCTACGCGGCCTTCCAGGATGAACTGCAGGCTGAGGAGAGCGCCGCCCGCGAGCATGCGAGCCGGCGTCTCGAAGAGAAGGAAAGCGTCAAGGGATGA
- the purU gene encoding formyltetrahydrofolate deformylase — translation MISTEEKPSTVARAADPTAERQAEDPTTAAGQARGAGGEFVLTFHCPDSLGIVQAVADFLLKQACYIVDLKQFGDRNAGHFFMRVHFASTGDTAAVEQLRDSFAPLAGQWSMDWRLERHDRKQRILVMVSKYDHCLNDLLVRARSGELPVEIAAVVSNHPDLEGLAAWHGVPFHHIPVTRETKAETEAKLLELVDEYDVELVVLARYMQVLSDSATARLAGKAINIHHSFLPSFKGAKPYHQAYERGVKTVGATAHYVNSELDEGPIIAQQVIEVDHTYAPADLVSVGKDAECKALTNAVRWHAEGRIILSGNRTVILR, via the coding sequence ATGATCAGTACAGAGGAGAAGCCATCAACTGTTGCCCGTGCGGCGGACCCGACGGCGGAGCGCCAGGCGGAGGACCCGACGACGGCGGCGGGTCAGGCCCGCGGGGCCGGCGGGGAGTTTGTGCTCACCTTCCATTGCCCGGATTCCCTTGGAATTGTCCAGGCGGTTGCGGATTTCCTGCTCAAGCAGGCGTGCTACATCGTTGACCTCAAGCAGTTCGGCGACCGGAACGCGGGGCACTTCTTCATGAGGGTCCACTTCGCCTCAACGGGTGACACCGCCGCCGTCGAACAGCTCCGGGACAGCTTCGCGCCGCTGGCAGGTCAATGGAGCATGGATTGGCGCTTGGAGCGCCACGACCGCAAGCAGCGGATCCTGGTGATGGTGTCCAAGTACGATCACTGCCTCAACGACCTGCTGGTCCGCGCCCGCAGCGGCGAACTGCCGGTCGAGATCGCGGCGGTGGTGTCCAACCACCCGGACCTCGAAGGGCTCGCGGCCTGGCACGGGGTCCCGTTCCACCACATCCCCGTGACGCGGGAGACCAAAGCGGAAACGGAGGCCAAGCTCCTGGAACTGGTGGACGAGTATGACGTTGAACTCGTGGTCCTGGCCCGCTACATGCAGGTCCTCAGCGACTCGGCCACCGCCCGGCTCGCCGGCAAGGCCATCAACATCCATCATTCATTCCTACCCAGCTTCAAGGGCGCAAAGCCGTATCACCAGGCCTATGAACGAGGCGTGAAGACGGTCGGCGCCACGGCCCACTACGTCAACTCAGAGCTTGATGAGGGCCCGATCATCGCGCAGCAGGTGATTGAGGTGGACCACACCTACGCACCCGCGGACCTGGTGTCCGTGGGCAAGGACGCGGAGTGCAAGGCCCTGACGAATGCTGTTCGCTGGCACGCCGAAGGAAGAATCATCCTGTCCGGGAACCGCACGGTCATCCTCCGCTGA
- a CDS encoding methylenetetrahydrofolate reductase: protein MTNQLPVRLEIIPTDGIIAKVQTHVPAGSTLTVTCLPHHGVETTVRASVQLGQLGYKVIPHLAARSLESRAQLAAMLRDCEAAGITEVFAIGGDAPEAAGPYGNSGRLMEDIADLTGGNMAIGVAGYPEGHPKFNELQMLDALLEKQHLASNVVTQMCFSAPKIGWYAELLRREGMVLPIWAGVAGAVPRAKLISLATKIGVGPSLKFLNRKGPLARRLLNAGSYSSRSLVSELDAVEPALAGIHLYTFNNVETQPVVNWSGVAGARAS from the coding sequence ATGACGAACCAATTGCCTGTGCGCCTGGAGATTATTCCCACGGACGGCATTATTGCCAAAGTCCAGACGCACGTTCCTGCGGGATCAACCCTGACCGTGACATGCCTCCCGCACCACGGGGTCGAGACCACCGTGCGGGCCTCGGTTCAACTTGGCCAACTGGGCTACAAGGTGATTCCGCATCTTGCCGCGCGAAGCCTTGAAAGCCGTGCCCAGCTTGCCGCCATGCTTCGTGACTGCGAGGCTGCGGGAATCACGGAAGTCTTCGCGATCGGAGGGGACGCTCCGGAGGCTGCCGGGCCCTACGGCAACAGCGGCCGGCTCATGGAAGACATTGCCGACCTGACCGGCGGGAACATGGCCATCGGCGTGGCCGGATACCCGGAAGGCCATCCGAAGTTCAACGAGCTGCAGATGCTCGATGCGCTGCTGGAGAAGCAGCATCTGGCCTCGAACGTGGTGACGCAGATGTGCTTTTCGGCGCCCAAAATCGGCTGGTACGCCGAACTGCTGCGCCGCGAGGGTATGGTTCTTCCGATCTGGGCGGGCGTGGCCGGGGCCGTCCCGCGGGCCAAGCTCATCTCGCTGGCCACCAAGATCGGTGTGGGTCCTTCGTTGAAGTTCCTGAACCGCAAGGGGCCGCTCGCGCGCAGGCTCCTGAATGCCGGCAGCTATTCATCCCGGTCCCTGGTTTCCGAACTGGACGCCGTGGAACCTGCGCTTGCGGGCATTCACCTCTACACGTTCAACAACGTCGAAACCCAGCCCGTGGTGAACTGGAGCGGCGTGGCAGGCGCGAGGGCTTCCTGA
- a CDS encoding GntP family permease, whose translation MSDISVLINTAVAVLAAVLLIVRFRVNPVIALVVSSVYLGLAVGLGVEKTVKTITAGFGDIMVDVGLLIAFGVLMGSILNQSGAIRRLVEHLLNTFGPKRLPYTMGLAIGTLLQSIFLDVLLVISAPLARKLAPKIGELGTARMATAMAIALECGIVFTVPGVASLALAGLLNVPLGKMLLFGLLLVIPTIIISIAIMTFLFRRGFWNEAKDEDHTFVAEEDREGEEEEYDGGAGRTVSAGAAGGGPGSNGTAASNGTKAQVAGSVAVAEREPKQFPLIVLFAPLLTSLLLIGAGAILQILKIDLPWLQLLGEPVIALLIGLIGTCLVTRSAIGQKRVEEAIAVGFKESGQILILTGVGGSLAATVAAAGLGHILGGFFSASTVAPLLVVWAIAAVLHIAVGSVTLSAITAAGLLAPIAPVIGLDPVLLALSAGAGSLFMVHVTSNTFWLLQSLLGQSVRGALKSVTVGVSVASVVAILLILPMSLLF comes from the coding sequence ATGTCAGACATCTCTGTCCTGATCAACACAGCCGTCGCGGTGCTCGCCGCCGTGCTGCTCATTGTCCGTTTCAGAGTCAACCCAGTCATCGCCCTGGTGGTCAGCTCCGTTTACCTCGGCCTCGCCGTCGGCCTCGGCGTCGAAAAGACCGTCAAGACCATCACCGCCGGATTCGGCGACATTATGGTGGACGTTGGCCTGCTCATCGCCTTCGGCGTCCTGATGGGCTCCATCCTCAACCAGAGCGGTGCCATCCGGCGCCTCGTGGAGCACCTGCTGAACACGTTCGGGCCCAAGCGCCTCCCGTACACCATGGGCCTGGCCATCGGTACGCTGCTGCAATCCATCTTCCTGGACGTCCTGCTCGTCATCTCAGCCCCGCTGGCCCGCAAGCTGGCACCCAAAATCGGCGAACTCGGCACGGCACGCATGGCCACCGCCATGGCCATCGCCCTCGAATGCGGCATTGTCTTCACGGTCCCAGGCGTCGCATCCCTTGCCCTGGCAGGCCTCCTCAACGTGCCGCTCGGCAAAATGCTGCTGTTCGGCCTGCTGCTGGTCATCCCGACCATCATCATCTCCATCGCCATCATGACCTTCCTCTTCCGCCGCGGCTTCTGGAACGAGGCCAAGGATGAGGACCACACCTTCGTCGCCGAGGAGGACCGGGAGGGTGAAGAGGAAGAGTACGACGGCGGTGCTGGCCGCACCGTTAGTGCCGGCGCCGCCGGCGGCGGGCCGGGCTCCAACGGGACTGCTGCCTCCAATGGAACCAAGGCACAGGTCGCCGGTAGCGTCGCCGTGGCCGAACGCGAACCCAAGCAGTTCCCGCTGATCGTCCTGTTCGCACCGCTGCTGACGTCGCTGCTCCTCATCGGGGCAGGAGCCATCCTGCAGATCCTCAAGATCGACCTGCCCTGGCTGCAGCTTCTCGGTGAACCCGTCATCGCCCTGCTGATCGGCCTGATCGGCACCTGCCTCGTCACCCGCTCCGCCATAGGGCAGAAGCGCGTCGAGGAGGCCATCGCCGTCGGCTTCAAGGAGAGCGGCCAGATCCTGATCCTCACCGGCGTGGGCGGTTCGCTCGCCGCGACCGTTGCCGCGGCCGGCCTTGGCCACATCCTCGGCGGCTTCTTCTCCGCGAGCACCGTCGCCCCGCTCCTGGTGGTCTGGGCCATCGCGGCCGTACTGCACATCGCCGTCGGCTCCGTCACCCTGTCCGCCATCACCGCCGCAGGCCTGCTGGCCCCCATCGCACCGGTCATCGGCCTGGACCCTGTGTTGCTGGCACTGTCGGCCGGCGCCGGATCACTGTTCATGGTCCACGTCACCAGTAACACCTTTTGGCTCCTGCAGTCGCTCCTGGGCCAGAGCGTACGGGGTGCCCTGAAATCGGTGACAGTCGGGGTCTCGGTGGCCTCCGTCGTCGCAATCCTGCTGATCCTGCCCATGAGCCTGCTGTTCTAG
- a CDS encoding CaiB/BaiF CoA transferase family protein: MTPPRIAPLEGIRVLELGNYIAAPTAGRLLADFGAEVIKVERPGTGDELRNWRLHKGDTSMLYRTINRNKKSVVLDLRTEAGKEAVLKLAAKSDILLENFRPGTLEKWGLGPEVLNAANPELIITRISAFGQTGPLSERPGFAAVAEAYGGFRNLVGDPDRPPVRVGVSIGDSIAGLYAAFGSMMSLYQREARRRDSSGTVPLTERIIDVALNEAMFSMMESLIPDYQAYGVDRQRVGGRMEGIAPSNAYICRDGASIVVAGNGDSIYQRYMQTIGRPDLAEDPALQSNAGRWDRREELDQAIGAWTAELDAADALAALDAAGVPAGPIYTAADISTDSQYAARNMVQKFDVSTGQEVLPGVGFPGIVPVIGSESLPIRNLGPDLGENTAEILSGLLGMDRAEINAATGREEALRA; this comes from the coding sequence ATGACACCACCACGCATCGCGCCCCTGGAGGGCATCCGCGTCCTGGAACTCGGAAACTACATCGCCGCTCCCACGGCTGGGCGGCTGCTCGCTGACTTCGGCGCCGAGGTCATCAAAGTCGAGCGGCCCGGCACCGGCGACGAGCTGCGTAACTGGCGGCTGCACAAGGGCGACACCTCCATGTTGTACCGGACCATCAACCGCAACAAGAAGTCCGTCGTCCTGGATCTGCGGACCGAGGCCGGCAAGGAGGCGGTCCTGAAGCTCGCCGCCAAGTCGGACATCCTGCTGGAAAACTTCCGCCCGGGCACCCTGGAGAAGTGGGGTCTGGGCCCGGAGGTGCTGAACGCGGCCAACCCGGAGCTCATCATCACGCGCATCTCCGCCTTCGGACAGACCGGCCCGCTGTCCGAACGGCCGGGCTTTGCCGCCGTGGCCGAGGCGTACGGCGGGTTCCGGAACCTCGTTGGCGATCCCGACCGTCCGCCCGTACGGGTCGGCGTCTCCATTGGGGATTCCATCGCCGGACTGTACGCCGCGTTTGGCTCCATGATGAGCCTCTACCAGCGGGAAGCCCGACGCCGGGACTCGTCCGGCACCGTGCCGCTCACCGAGCGCATCATTGATGTGGCGCTCAACGAGGCCATGTTCTCCATGATGGAATCCCTGATTCCCGATTACCAGGCGTACGGAGTGGACCGGCAGCGCGTGGGCGGCAGGATGGAAGGGATAGCGCCTTCAAACGCCTACATCTGCAGGGATGGGGCCAGCATTGTGGTCGCCGGCAACGGGGACTCCATCTACCAGCGGTACATGCAGACCATCGGCCGCCCTGACCTTGCCGAAGACCCCGCCCTGCAGAGCAACGCCGGCCGGTGGGACCGGCGCGAGGAACTCGACCAGGCCATCGGCGCCTGGACCGCGGAACTGGATGCCGCAGATGCGCTGGCCGCCCTCGACGCAGCCGGCGTTCCGGCCGGACCCATCTACACGGCGGCGGACATCAGCACCGACAGCCAGTACGCTGCCCGCAACATGGTCCAGAAATTCGACGTCTCCACCGGCCAGGAGGTCCTGCCCGGCGTCGGCTTCCCGGGTATTGTTCCGGTGATCGGCAGCGAATCGCTCCCCATCCGGAACCTCGGCCCGGACCTGGGCGAAAACACGGCAGAAATCCTCTCCGGGCTCCTCGGCATGGACCGGGCAGAGATCAATGCGGCGACCGGCCGCGAGGAGGCACTCCGGGCATGA
- a CDS encoding hydroxymethylglutaryl-CoA lyase gives MNQHHDSAILRDVTLRDGLQLTGKVLSTERKLETVRELLRLGVPAIELGSMARPDLVPTMANTLEVVQNLTPEELERCWIWVATPRHVTKAAAAGARNFQYCLSASDSHNKANIGRTTEESLAALPQAVEYAQAVNGQIQLCIATSFTCPFEGTVPEERILAIANDPRAEGTTDIVLCDTLGQAIPAQVTGLIQRVLAESPARRIVYHGHDTWGLGVANTLAAIQAGAAMVDGALGGLGGCPFAPGASGNTSSEDILFASRPGWVTPETFADLVVLSEKLLAELGEPNRSKAAQGARSKAPAFEWVIPSDSAASAAPCTTRGPCTTRGE, from the coding sequence ATGAACCAGCACCACGACTCGGCCATCCTGCGGGACGTCACCCTGCGGGACGGGCTGCAGCTCACCGGGAAAGTCCTGTCCACCGAACGGAAGCTGGAGACGGTCCGGGAACTGCTCCGCCTCGGCGTGCCGGCCATCGAGCTGGGCTCCATGGCCCGCCCGGACCTCGTCCCCACCATGGCCAACACGCTCGAGGTGGTCCAGAACCTGACTCCCGAGGAGCTGGAAAGGTGCTGGATCTGGGTGGCCACCCCCCGCCACGTGACCAAGGCCGCGGCCGCCGGCGCGCGCAACTTCCAGTACTGCCTCTCGGCGTCGGACTCGCACAACAAGGCGAACATCGGGCGCACCACGGAGGAGAGCCTCGCCGCGCTGCCCCAGGCTGTGGAGTACGCACAGGCGGTCAACGGGCAGATCCAGCTGTGCATCGCGACGTCCTTTACCTGCCCGTTCGAGGGGACCGTGCCCGAGGAGCGGATCCTGGCGATCGCCAACGACCCCCGTGCGGAAGGAACCACGGACATCGTCCTCTGCGACACCCTGGGCCAGGCCATCCCCGCCCAGGTGACCGGCCTCATCCAGCGCGTCCTGGCGGAATCCCCGGCGCGCCGGATCGTGTACCACGGGCACGATACCTGGGGCCTGGGCGTGGCCAACACCCTCGCCGCGATCCAGGCCGGTGCCGCCATGGTGGACGGTGCGCTCGGCGGACTGGGCGGCTGCCCGTTCGCCCCGGGTGCCAGCGGGAACACCTCCAGCGAGGACATCCTGTTCGCCAGCCGGCCCGGCTGGGTGACTCCCGAAACCTTCGCGGACCTCGTAGTCCTGTCCGAGAAGCTGCTCGCCGAACTGGGCGAGCCCAACCGTTCCAAGGCGGCGCAGGGCGCCAGGTCCAAGGCCCCGGCGTTCGAATGGGTCATCCCGTCGGACAGTGCTGCTTCCGCGGCGCCGTGCACGACGAGAGGGCCGTGCACGACGAGAGGCGAGTAG
- a CDS encoding IclR family transcriptional regulator: MSAADASAKSSSNPLLVLGKITSILDAFSLSRPVLSLSDIREYTGMPTSTVQRLVTNLTSQGFLDREEDAYRIGMRMAYWAAPATRGMEVIDVISPLLKTLRDTTGETACFFKAEQHYRVCVAMAETRHALRREMHLGKVLPLYAGSAGRVLLAWDPDLMDAVLKDPLEPITESTITSSEDLEGVVKQTRTDGFAITVGEREHGASGLSAPVFDSAAGLVGAVTVSGPTLRMPLETCEGWVEPLLATAEHMTRLIGGRFPGEA, encoded by the coding sequence ATGTCGGCAGCCGATGCTTCAGCGAAATCCAGCAGCAACCCCCTGCTTGTCCTGGGGAAAATCACGTCGATCCTGGACGCCTTCTCGCTCTCCCGGCCGGTGCTGTCGCTGAGTGACATCCGGGAGTACACCGGGATGCCCACTTCCACGGTCCAGCGCCTGGTCACCAACCTCACCTCCCAGGGCTTTCTGGACCGGGAGGAGGACGCCTACCGCATCGGAATGCGGATGGCGTACTGGGCTGCCCCTGCCACGCGGGGGATGGAAGTCATCGACGTCATCAGCCCCTTGCTCAAGACCCTGCGGGACACCACAGGCGAGACAGCCTGCTTCTTCAAGGCCGAGCAGCATTACCGGGTGTGTGTCGCCATGGCCGAGACCCGCCATGCGCTGCGCCGGGAGATGCACCTGGGCAAGGTGCTTCCGCTCTACGCCGGCTCGGCGGGCCGGGTCCTGCTGGCGTGGGATCCCGATCTCATGGACGCCGTGCTCAAGGATCCGTTGGAGCCGATCACCGAGTCCACGATCACCAGTTCCGAAGATCTCGAGGGCGTGGTGAAGCAAACCCGGACGGACGGGTTCGCCATTACGGTGGGTGAGCGTGAACACGGGGCATCCGGGCTTTCCGCCCCGGTTTTCGACTCCGCGGCCGGACTGGTGGGCGCGGTGACCGTCAGCGGACCCACGTTGCGGATGCCCCTGGAGACCTGTGAGGGCTGGGTTGAGCCGCTGCTTGCAACGGCCGAGCACATGACACGACTGATCGGCGGCCGGTTTCCCGGCGAGGCTTAG
- a CDS encoding ammonium transporter, translating into MNAGDVAWILASSALVCMMIPALALFYGGMVGSRRILNMMMMCFGGASLVAVLWALFGYSMAFGNSVNGLGLIGDITQYAGLEPMLTDNPDAALPAALFTAFQLFFACVTTALVAGAAAGRMKFGAWMVFAGVWATLVYFPIAHWVFAFSSADGSVTGGWIANGIKAIDFAGGTAVHMNAGAAALALALVLGRSSGWPKMEHSKPHSRPLVLVGAGLLWVGWFGFNAGSALTAGHSASVVFLNTAVAAAAGLLAWALVERIRHGATTSMGAASGLVSALVAITPACGAVSPLGAVAIGAIAGAVCSLAIEWKFRLGFDDSLDVVGVHLVGGIIGTLLIGIFATDSAPNGVSGLLYGGGPTQLGIQTLATVAVLAYSFGLTWVIAKVVDMAMGLRIHEEDELRGIDLAAHSEFAYLTDEDPVNLGSSPRS; encoded by the coding sequence ATGAACGCTGGAGATGTTGCCTGGATCCTCGCAAGTTCTGCACTGGTGTGCATGATGATTCCCGCCCTGGCCCTCTTCTACGGAGGCATGGTGGGATCGCGCCGGATCCTGAACATGATGATGATGTGCTTCGGCGGGGCCAGCCTGGTGGCCGTGCTGTGGGCACTGTTCGGATACTCGATGGCCTTTGGCAATTCCGTGAACGGCCTGGGTCTGATCGGGGATATCACGCAGTACGCAGGCCTCGAGCCGATGCTGACGGACAACCCCGACGCCGCCCTGCCGGCGGCGCTTTTCACAGCCTTCCAACTGTTTTTCGCCTGCGTCACCACCGCGCTGGTTGCCGGCGCGGCCGCCGGGCGGATGAAGTTTGGCGCCTGGATGGTGTTCGCCGGGGTGTGGGCCACGCTGGTCTACTTCCCCATCGCGCACTGGGTCTTCGCGTTCAGTTCCGCGGACGGCTCGGTGACCGGCGGCTGGATCGCCAACGGCATTAAGGCCATTGACTTCGCCGGCGGAACGGCCGTGCACATGAACGCCGGTGCCGCCGCCCTCGCCCTGGCACTGGTCCTGGGCCGCAGCTCCGGCTGGCCCAAGATGGAACATTCCAAGCCCCACAGCCGTCCCCTGGTGCTGGTGGGCGCGGGCCTGCTCTGGGTCGGCTGGTTCGGATTCAACGCCGGATCTGCGCTGACCGCCGGGCACTCGGCGTCGGTGGTGTTCCTCAACACGGCCGTGGCAGCCGCTGCCGGGCTCCTCGCCTGGGCGCTGGTGGAACGTATCCGGCACGGCGCCACCACCAGCATGGGTGCCGCCTCGGGCCTGGTTTCCGCCCTCGTGGCCATCACCCCGGCCTGCGGAGCTGTCAGCCCGCTGGGCGCGGTGGCCATCGGCGCGATCGCCGGCGCCGTCTGCTCGCTGGCGATCGAATGGAAGTTCCGCCTCGGCTTCGACGACTCACTGGACGTGGTGGGCGTGCACCTCGTGGGCGGCATCATCGGCACGCTGCTCATTGGCATCTTCGCCACGGACAGCGCGCCCAACGGAGTCAGCGGCCTGCTGTACGGCGGCGGGCCAACACAGCTGGGCATCCAGACGCTCGCCACCGTTGCCGTGCTGGCCTACTCCTTCGGCCTGACCTGGGTGATCGCCAAGGTGGTGGACATGGCCATGGGCCTGCGCATCCATGAAGAGGACGAACTCCGCGGCATCGACCTCGCCGCCCACTCCGAGTTCGCCTACCTGACCGACGAAGACCCCGTGAACCTCGGCTCCTCGCCCCGGTCCTGA
- a CDS encoding multicopper oxidase domain-containing protein, giving the protein MIKIVIGDDAPDDSQIPVKMRDLPPLPSNWQTMLDNRLIFEVERGSGGGETEWLINGKPFVPDTVATSLKNRAGRSPLAQQKKGSYNLWEIRNGGGGWVHPFHLHMEEHRTVMRNGRDVTRGGDKSHPDDVSREDLVALDPGESVIIYRGFRDFVGPYVAHCHNLAHEDHAMMFGWEITP; this is encoded by the coding sequence ATGATCAAAATCGTGATCGGCGACGACGCTCCCGATGACAGCCAGATCCCCGTGAAGATGCGCGACCTGCCGCCACTGCCGAGCAACTGGCAGACCATGCTGGACAACCGGCTGATCTTCGAGGTGGAACGCGGCTCGGGCGGAGGCGAAACAGAGTGGCTCATCAACGGCAAGCCGTTCGTGCCGGACACCGTTGCCACCAGCCTCAAGAACCGCGCGGGACGGTCCCCGCTGGCCCAGCAGAAGAAGGGCAGCTACAACCTCTGGGAGATCCGCAACGGCGGCGGCGGCTGGGTCCACCCCTTCCACCTGCATATGGAGGAACACCGGACGGTCATGCGGAATGGCAGGGACGTGACCCGCGGCGGCGACAAGTCCCATCCTGACGATGTCTCACGTGAGGATCTGGTGGCCCTGGATCCCGGCGAGTCGGTGATCATCTACCGCGGCTTCCGGGACTTCGTGGGGCCGTATGTGGCGCACTGCCACAACCTGGCGCACGAGGACCACGCCATGATGTTCGGCTGGGAGATCACGCCATGA